The genomic window CTGATCATCGTGCCTCCAACACCAATTGGCCTTCTGGCGGAGGCGAAAGCGGAACATTGTCTCTGTTAAGCAACCACGACGCAATGTCGTGGAACAGCGGCGCCGAGGACTGTCCGCCTTCACCGTGCACACCACGTTTTGGTTGATCCAACATGATGGCAATGACGTAGCGGGGATTATCGGCCGGCGCGATACCAGCGAAAGTAATCCAATACATGGAGTTGGAGTACGCGCCGGTGTTCGGATCTACCTGCTGCGCCGTTCCAGTTTTGCCGCTAACTTGATAACCCTCGATGGCCGCTTGCGGCCCGGTCCCCTGCTGTACGCCGGCTGGATCATCCTGAGCAACCGCACGGAACATGTTGCGAACGGTTTTGGCTGTTGCTGGCGAAACAGCTTCAACACTGTCTGGCTCCGGCTGCTCAATCGTGTTGCCAGAAGCATCTTCAACCGACTCGATGATGCGAGGTTCAATTCTGGTGCCGTCATTAGCGATGGTCTGGTACACACCCGCCATCTGCAAAAGAGTCCAGGACATTCCCTGCCCGATGGGGAGGTTAGCGAAGGTGCCACCCGACCATTGGGAAAGGTTCGGGAGCAAACCGGCGGACTCGCTTGGCAATTCGATGCCCGTGGTTTGTCCGATACCGAACTTCAGCAGCAAATCATTGAAGCGCTTTTCACCGAGCCTTTGGGCAAGCATGAGCGTGCCGACGTTCGAGGACTTACCAAACACACCGGTGGTGGTGTACGGCGCGACGTCGTGCGCCCAAGCGTCACGAACGTTTACACCAGACATGTCGATGCTCCCGGGAACTTGGAGCACCTCATCCGGGGTGGTCTTGTTATCTTCGATCGCCCCGGCAGCGGTGATCACCTTTGCCACCGATCCTGGCTCAAAGGGTGCAGAAATGGTGGTGTTGGCAAAGGTTTTGCCCTTGTCTAACTGCTTTTCAATGTCCCCATTCGGGTTGATAGTGGCCGAATTCGCCATGGCCATAACCTTCGCCGTCTTAGCGTCGAGAACCACAGCGGACGCGCTTTTGGCTCCCGAGTTGGCTACGGCCTGCTCAACCTGCTGCTGCACGTATGTCTGCAGATCAAGATCGAGCGTGAGCGTGACTTTCGCGCCATCGGTTGCGGGGATATTGTCCCGCATCGTGCCCGGAATGACCACGCCGTCGGGCGAAACGTCATACGTTTGACGTCCGTTCACACCTGCAAGGATGCCGTCATTGGAGGCCTCGAATCCGAATTGTCCCTCGCCATCCTGGCTGATTTTGCCAATGACGTTTTCGGCAATTGCCCCGTTCGGGTACTGGCGAATGCTCTGTAGGTCAGC from Corynebacterium gerontici includes these protein-coding regions:
- a CDS encoding peptidoglycan D,D-transpeptidase FtsI family protein, with the protein product MAIVLTGRLAWVQLVWGPDLSEKASEQRTRVFVDPARRGEISDIRGQQLAYTMQARSLTAAPVVLRKEMRTRAEFKLQESGEYYDLSEQERNRRLDEAVKQEIERYSKEIPKAIEKAGASSAEVDAKEIKNKLESDSTYQVLVRNVDPDVAEQIAKDFPGIAADLQSIRQYPNGAIAENVIGKISQDGEGQFGFEASNDGILAGVNGRQTYDVSPDGVVIPGTMRDNIPATDGAKVTLTLDLDLQTYVQQQVEQAVANSGAKSASAVVLDAKTAKVMAMANSATINPNGDIEKQLDKGKTFANTTISAPFEPGSVAKVITAAGAIEDNKTTPDEVLQVPGSIDMSGVNVRDAWAHDVAPYTTTGVFGKSSNVGTLMLAQRLGEKRFNDLLLKFGIGQTTGIELPSESAGLLPNLSQWSGGTFANLPIGQGMSWTLLQMAGVYQTIANDGTRIEPRIIESVEDASGNTIEQPEPDSVEAVSPATAKTVRNMFRAVAQDDPAGVQQGTGPQAAIEGYQVSGKTGTAQQVDPNTGAYSNSMYWITFAGIAPADNPRYVIAIMLDQPKRGVHGEGGQSSAPLFHDIASWLLNRDNVPLSPPPEGQLVLEAR